From Pseudovibrio sp. Tun.PSC04-5.I4, a single genomic window includes:
- a CDS encoding microcin C ABC transporter permease YejB: MGAYILRRLLLMIPTLIGIMAINFAIIQFAPGGPVEQVIAQLQGDSVSATSRISGGGSDFGSTGAANQGGGDSAGSKYRGAQGLDPEFIKELEAQFGFDKPPLERFGRMIVDYATFNFGESYFRDVAVVDLIVEKLPVSISLGLWMTLISYGISIPLGIRKAVKDGTSFDVWTSSIIIVGYAIPGFLFAIMLIVLFAGGSFWDFFPLRGLTSEGWSDMSWPERILDYFWHLVLPLTAMALSAFATTTLLTKNSFLDEIRKQYVQTARAKGLTEHQVLYGHVFRNAMLIVVAGFPGAFISAFFAGSLLIETIFSLDGLGLLGFESIINRDYAVVFATLYIFSLMGLFVNLISDLTYTWIDPRIDFESREV, encoded by the coding sequence ATGGGCGCCTATATTCTGCGAAGATTGCTTTTGATGATCCCGACCCTGATCGGCATCATGGCGATAAACTTTGCCATTATTCAATTTGCACCGGGCGGCCCGGTCGAGCAAGTTATTGCACAATTGCAAGGGGATAGCGTATCAGCTACCAGTCGGATATCGGGTGGTGGAAGCGACTTTGGAAGTACGGGCGCCGCTAATCAAGGTGGTGGAGACAGTGCCGGGTCTAAGTACCGAGGCGCGCAAGGGCTCGATCCTGAGTTCATCAAGGAGTTGGAAGCCCAGTTTGGCTTTGATAAGCCCCCCTTGGAACGCTTCGGTCGTATGATCGTAGATTACGCGACCTTCAACTTCGGAGAAAGTTACTTCCGAGATGTTGCAGTTGTCGATCTCATCGTCGAAAAACTCCCGGTTTCCATATCCCTCGGCCTTTGGATGACGTTGATTTCCTACGGGATTTCAATCCCGCTTGGTATTCGTAAGGCGGTTAAGGATGGGACATCCTTTGATGTCTGGACGTCTTCCATCATCATCGTGGGATACGCCATTCCGGGTTTTCTGTTCGCGATCATGCTGATTGTTTTGTTCGCTGGTGGTTCCTTCTGGGATTTCTTCCCGCTTCGAGGGCTTACCTCTGAAGGCTGGAGCGACATGTCCTGGCCTGAAAGAATTCTCGACTATTTCTGGCACCTTGTTTTGCCGCTCACAGCCATGGCTCTATCGGCATTTGCAACCACTACGCTTTTGACGAAGAACTCTTTTCTGGATGAAATCCGAAAACAATACGTTCAAACGGCCCGCGCGAAGGGCCTCACAGAGCATCAGGTTCTTTACGGCCATGTCTTCCGCAATGCCATGCTAATTGTCGTCGCCGGTTTTCCGGGGGCGTTTATCTCCGCATTCTTTGCTGGGTCATTGCTGATCGAAACGATTTTTTCGTTGGACGGTCTGGGCCTGCTTGGCTTTGAATCAATCATCAATCGCGATTATGCAGTTGTTTTTGCAACGCTTTACATATTCTCGCTCATGGGACTGTTTGTGAATTTGATTTCTGATCTCACGTACACTTGGATTGATCCACGTATTGATTTCGAAAGTCGAGAGGTGTGA
- a CDS encoding ABC transporter permease — MDTQLEKRLQEQGYTTINPLPEQTQPPERRQRMSPLNKRRWQNFCANKRGYWALWIFLFLFITTLLAEFIANDRPLLVYYKGEVLAPIFVNYPEEKFNGFLPVTDYRDPFVQEQINADGWILWPAIRYSYQTVNNEIPVPAPAPPSWTMDKELRCERYAEGVNDPNCNVGNWNWLGTDDQGRDVLARLIYGFRISVLFGLALTAASSVIGIAAGAVQGYYGGWIDLGLQRFIEIWTAIPTLYLILIVSSVLTPGFWILFSILLAFSWVALVGVIRAEFLRGRNFEYISAARALGVSNGTIMRRHLLPNAMVATLTFMPFILNGSISTLTALDFLGFGLPPGSASLGELLKQGKNNLQAPWLGMTGFFVLSIMLSLLIFIGEAVRDAFDPRKTMS; from the coding sequence ATGGACACACAACTCGAAAAACGCCTTCAAGAGCAAGGCTACACAACAATCAATCCGCTGCCAGAGCAAACTCAGCCACCAGAACGCCGTCAGCGTATGTCACCACTAAACAAACGCAGATGGCAAAACTTTTGCGCCAATAAACGCGGGTATTGGGCTCTCTGGATTTTCCTGTTCCTTTTCATAACCACTTTGCTCGCTGAGTTTATTGCGAACGATCGTCCGTTGCTGGTCTATTACAAAGGGGAGGTTCTAGCCCCAATTTTTGTAAATTACCCGGAAGAGAAGTTTAACGGATTCCTGCCTGTAACTGATTATCGAGATCCGTTCGTGCAAGAGCAAATTAATGCTGATGGCTGGATCCTGTGGCCTGCAATTCGCTATTCTTATCAGACTGTCAACAACGAGATACCCGTTCCGGCACCAGCACCGCCAAGCTGGACTATGGATAAAGAACTACGCTGTGAGCGGTACGCTGAGGGCGTAAATGATCCCAACTGTAATGTGGGGAATTGGAACTGGTTAGGGACAGACGATCAAGGCCGAGATGTTCTTGCGAGGTTGATCTATGGTTTCCGTATTTCTGTTTTGTTCGGTTTAGCGCTAACAGCCGCTTCGTCAGTGATTGGCATCGCAGCGGGCGCAGTTCAAGGCTACTACGGCGGTTGGATTGATCTTGGCCTACAGCGGTTCATTGAAATATGGACAGCGATACCAACGCTCTATCTCATTTTGATCGTCTCATCTGTGCTAACGCCAGGGTTCTGGATACTCTTTTCTATTCTCCTTGCGTTCTCTTGGGTTGCATTGGTTGGCGTCATCCGAGCGGAGTTCCTCCGAGGCCGAAACTTTGAGTACATCTCGGCTGCGCGCGCACTTGGCGTGTCAAATGGCACCATCATGCGGCGCCACCTTCTGCCAAACGCTATGGTCGCAACGCTCACGTTCATGCCGTTTATCCTGAATGGATCAATCTCAACGCTCACTGCGCTGGATTTCCTCGGTTTCGGTTTACCTCCTGGCTCTGCGTCACTGGGTGAATTGCTCAAGCAAGGTAAAAACAACCTTCAAGCGCCATGGCTTGGAATGACTGGCTTCTTCGTGCTCTCCATCATGCTCAGCCTGTTGATCTTCATCGGTGAGGCAGTGCGTGATGCATTCGACCCAAGAAAAACAATGAGTTAA
- the mtaB gene encoding tRNA (N(6)-L-threonylcarbamoyladenosine(37)-C(2))-methylthiotransferase MtaB, with translation MSIDVVTFGCRLNAYESEVMKREAEAAGLKDAVLINTCAVTNEAVRQARQAIRKTRRENPDARIIVTGCAAQTESKTFAEMGEVDLVLGNSEKLERASYGRVAQFGIEDTEKVRVNDIMSVRETAGHLIDGLEGRSRAFVQVQNGCDHRCTFCIIPYGRGNSRSVPMGVVIDQIKRLVDNGYGEIVLTGVDITSFGADLPGTPKLGTLCAKILKMVPDLKRLRLSSIDSIEADDELMEVIAHDQRLMSHLHLSLQAGDNMILKRMKRRHSREDTIQFCEDVRKMRPDVVFGADIIAGFPTETDEMFENTMRIVDECGLTHLHVFPFSPRPGTPAARMPQLDRRIIKERAARLRIKGQEALLAHLRAEVGKEREILIEREGLGRTEQFTQVELDAGTAGSLVSARITGHTERHLIAEPVGKVA, from the coding sequence GTGAGCATTGATGTTGTAACATTCGGCTGTCGCCTGAACGCTTATGAGTCGGAAGTGATGAAGCGCGAAGCCGAGGCCGCTGGCCTGAAAGACGCCGTGCTGATCAACACCTGTGCCGTGACCAACGAAGCAGTCCGCCAAGCACGACAAGCCATTCGTAAAACACGTCGCGAAAACCCTGATGCACGCATCATCGTAACCGGATGTGCCGCACAAACTGAGTCTAAAACCTTTGCCGAGATGGGTGAAGTGGATCTGGTTCTTGGCAACTCTGAAAAGCTTGAGCGCGCCTCTTATGGCCGTGTCGCTCAGTTTGGCATTGAGGATACCGAGAAGGTTCGCGTTAACGATATTATGAGCGTGCGCGAAACTGCAGGTCATCTGATTGACGGGCTTGAAGGACGTTCCCGCGCCTTTGTTCAAGTCCAAAACGGATGTGACCACCGCTGCACGTTCTGCATTATCCCCTATGGCCGTGGAAACTCTCGCTCAGTACCGATGGGCGTTGTGATTGATCAGATCAAACGGCTGGTTGATAATGGCTACGGCGAAATCGTACTGACTGGTGTCGATATCACCTCTTTTGGTGCCGATCTGCCGGGCACACCAAAGCTGGGAACGCTCTGTGCCAAGATACTGAAGATGGTTCCTGATCTGAAGCGACTGCGCCTCTCCTCCATCGACAGTATTGAAGCTGATGATGAGTTGATGGAAGTCATCGCCCATGATCAACGTCTGATGTCGCACTTGCACCTGTCTTTGCAGGCTGGCGACAACATGATTCTGAAACGCATGAAGCGTCGGCACTCTCGCGAGGATACCATCCAATTTTGCGAGGACGTTCGCAAGATGCGTCCCGATGTTGTGTTTGGCGCTGATATCATCGCCGGCTTCCCAACAGAAACCGATGAGATGTTTGAGAACACCATGCGCATTGTTGATGAGTGCGGCCTGACACACTTACACGTGTTCCCGTTCTCTCCTCGCCCAGGTACACCAGCAGCTCGCATGCCGCAGCTTGATCGCAGGATTATTAAAGAGCGCGCAGCCCGTCTTCGTATTAAGGGTCAGGAAGCTTTGCTTGCTCACCTTCGTGCGGAAGTTGGTAAGGAGCGTGAGATCCTCATTGAGCGTGAGGGACTTGGTCGCACCGAGCAGTTTACGCAGGTTGAACTGGATGCGGGCACAGCAGGAAGTCTTGTTTCTGCACGCATTACAGGGCATACCGAAAGACATCTGATTGCAGAGCCGGTTGGCAAAGTTGCATAA
- the ftsY gene encoding signal recognition particle-docking protein FtsY, with translation MSEKKRGFFSRLFGGTSEETQSEQEQTAPDSAELRESLEGVQAVPLDSVNGLEETAEAIANETLDLENPEITAEPAPIAEPEPTEKPPVFGRAEIKALEDTAYLADDLPDENVSADAPPEADILGIEDSDKAVATSEDIADGNPILASEISETSGETQGPEEAGSAKDLRGDGKSGAADEAQEIEEAGQTQRTEKAGQIVPVKKSWYQRLKAGLSRSSSALTEGISSIFTKRKLDADTLEELEDILIQADLGIDTAIAITDRVSDGRYDKEISGEEVRAILAEEIESVLEPVAKPLDLDHGHKPHVVLMVGVNGTGKTTTIGKLSSLLHEQGKKVMLAAGDTFRAAAVEQLKVWGDRTGAEVVARDTGADAAGLAYDAIDAALNKDVDVLLIDTAGRLQNKAELMDELEKIIRVIKKQIPDAPHTVLLTLDATTGQNALSQVEIFGKVAGVTGLVMTKLDGTARGGILVAIARKYGLPVHFIGVGEGVEDLEPFSAKDFAEAIAGKDEAFD, from the coding sequence ATGAGCGAAAAAAAGCGCGGTTTTTTCAGTCGCCTGTTTGGTGGCACCTCAGAAGAAACACAGAGCGAGCAGGAGCAGACCGCTCCTGATAGCGCAGAGCTGCGTGAGTCTCTTGAAGGCGTTCAAGCTGTGCCGTTGGACTCAGTAAATGGCCTTGAAGAAACGGCAGAAGCAATTGCAAATGAAACGCTTGATCTCGAAAATCCAGAGATCACAGCGGAACCTGCGCCCATTGCCGAACCGGAACCAACTGAGAAACCTCCAGTTTTTGGCAGAGCGGAAATCAAAGCGCTGGAAGATACAGCGTATCTGGCCGACGACCTTCCGGATGAAAACGTTTCAGCAGACGCTCCTCCGGAGGCAGATATACTAGGGATAGAAGACAGCGATAAAGCTGTTGCTACCTCTGAGGATATTGCCGATGGAAACCCCATTCTCGCATCTGAGATCTCTGAAACATCTGGAGAAACTCAAGGACCAGAAGAAGCTGGAAGCGCTAAAGATCTTCGCGGAGACGGAAAATCTGGAGCAGCTGACGAAGCTCAAGAAATTGAAGAGGCTGGACAAACTCAGCGAACTGAAAAAGCTGGGCAAATTGTTCCAGTAAAGAAAAGCTGGTACCAACGCCTTAAGGCCGGGCTTTCCCGGTCGTCCAGTGCCCTTACTGAGGGCATCAGCTCAATCTTCACCAAGCGCAAGCTGGATGCAGATACACTTGAAGAGCTGGAAGATATTCTCATTCAGGCTGACCTTGGCATCGACACGGCAATAGCGATCACAGATCGTGTTTCCGATGGCCGATACGACAAGGAAATTTCTGGCGAGGAAGTGCGCGCAATTCTTGCTGAAGAAATTGAGAGCGTACTTGAACCAGTCGCCAAACCACTGGATCTCGACCACGGACACAAACCGCACGTCGTTTTGATGGTGGGTGTAAACGGGACTGGTAAGACCACCACAATCGGCAAGCTGTCCTCCCTGCTTCATGAGCAAGGCAAAAAAGTTATGCTCGCAGCGGGAGATACATTCCGCGCAGCAGCAGTTGAGCAGTTGAAAGTATGGGGTGACCGCACCGGCGCTGAAGTGGTTGCTCGCGATACCGGGGCGGATGCTGCCGGACTTGCCTATGATGCTATTGACGCGGCTCTTAATAAAGACGTTGATGTCTTGCTGATTGATACAGCTGGCCGTTTGCAGAACAAAGCCGAGCTGATGGATGAGCTTGAGAAGATCATCCGCGTAATCAAAAAGCAGATCCCAGATGCGCCGCACACCGTTCTCCTGACACTCGATGCGACGACCGGGCAGAACGCACTTTCTCAGGTTGAAATTTTCGGCAAAGTTGCGGGTGTGACCGGGCTTGTGATGACCAAGCTGGATGGCACAGCCCGTGGCGGTATTCTGGTAGCCATTGCCCGCAAATATGGCCTTCCTGTTCACTTCATCGGCGTTGGTGAAGGCGTTGAGGATCTTGAACCATTCTCCGCCAAGGACTTTGCTGAGGCAATTGCAGGCAAAGACGAAGCCTTCGATTGA
- the dapF gene encoding diaminopimelate epimerase — protein MDGSELMTDMLVPFLKMNGLGNDFVVFDARENEIALTPEQIAAIGSRTKGIGFDQMITVEPTNSGAYAFMRIHNRDGSEVGACGNATRCIGRLLMDEAKTSNVAILTNAGLLIAHASDSETLVSVDMGVPRLEWKQIPLAEEFVDTRAIELQIGPIDAPVLHSPSVVNVGNPHAIFWVDDIETHDLERFGPLLECHPMFPEKANISLAQIIGENEIRLKVWERGVGLTRACGTAACATGVAAARTGRTARKCTVHLPGGPLGIEWREDNDHIIMTGETEIEFEGELNLNTLTYTKTASGDAAMEPTQ, from the coding sequence ATGGATGGTAGCGAGCTGATGACGGATATGTTGGTTCCCTTTTTAAAAATGAACGGCCTTGGCAATGATTTCGTGGTGTTTGATGCCCGCGAAAACGAAATTGCCTTAACTCCCGAGCAGATAGCTGCAATCGGGAGCCGTACTAAGGGAATTGGCTTTGATCAGATGATCACCGTTGAGCCCACCAATTCCGGCGCTTATGCATTTATGCGAATTCACAACCGTGATGGCAGTGAAGTAGGTGCTTGCGGAAACGCAACACGGTGTATTGGCCGCCTGTTAATGGACGAGGCGAAAACCTCAAACGTTGCTATTCTCACGAATGCAGGATTGTTGATTGCTCATGCCTCTGACAGCGAAACACTTGTGAGCGTAGACATGGGCGTTCCGCGTCTTGAGTGGAAGCAAATCCCGCTTGCGGAAGAGTTTGTTGATACACGCGCTATTGAGCTTCAGATCGGGCCAATTGATGCGCCAGTTCTGCACTCGCCAAGTGTTGTTAACGTTGGTAATCCGCATGCTATTTTCTGGGTGGATGATATTGAAACCCATGACCTTGAGCGGTTTGGACCATTGCTTGAGTGTCACCCGATGTTCCCTGAAAAGGCGAATATCTCTCTGGCTCAAATCATCGGCGAAAACGAGATCCGCCTGAAGGTTTGGGAACGTGGTGTTGGCTTGACGCGAGCCTGTGGCACCGCAGCCTGCGCAACGGGAGTTGCTGCAGCACGGACAGGACGAACAGCACGTAAGTGCACCGTTCATCTACCGGGAGGGCCGCTGGGTATTGAGTGGCGTGAGGACAATGACCACATCATAATGACCGGCGAAACAGAAATTGAATTCGAGGGTGAGCTTAATCTTAACACCCTGACCTACACAAAGACCGCTTCGGGGGATGCGGCAATGGAGCCTACGCAGTGA
- a CDS encoding ABC transporter ATP-binding protein yields MTNKNTLLSVEELSVAFSQGENNNLAVDKISFSIDKGETLALVGESGSGKSVTALSVLKLLPYPAASHPTGKIVYQGEDLIAATESDMRKVRGNKVSMIFQEPMSSLNPLHTIEQQVSEILRIHRGLGETNARKRVLELLAQVGIPDAEERLNSYPHQLSGGQRQRVMIAMALANEPDLLIADEPTTALDVTVQAQILQLLKDLQKSTGMAMLFITHDLGIVRRISDRVCVMTQGEIVEQGNVEDIFERPQHEYTQHLLAAEPKGHPPAGDNSQPIIMEATDLKVWFPVKRGFMRKTVSHIKAVDGIDVKVRVGQTLGIVGESGSGKTTLGLAILRMISSTGKISFNGSEIQEQSWKQMRPLRKDMQIVFQDPFGSLSPRMSVAEIVGEGLTIHMPTLTAAEREAKVAAALEEVGLDASTRFRYPHEFSGGQRQRISIARAMVLEPKFVMLDEPTSALDMSVQAQVVDLLRDLQKAHGLAYLFISHDLKVVRALANDVVVMKHGKVMEAGTSDEVFDNPKTDYTKALMAAAFRMEAIEGGETGI; encoded by the coding sequence ATGACCAATAAAAACACGCTCCTCTCTGTTGAGGAACTATCTGTCGCCTTCAGTCAGGGTGAGAATAATAATCTTGCTGTCGATAAAATCTCTTTCAGCATCGACAAAGGGGAAACCCTTGCGCTGGTCGGAGAAAGCGGCTCTGGTAAATCCGTCACCGCTTTGTCAGTACTAAAGCTGTTGCCGTATCCCGCCGCCAGTCATCCAACCGGCAAGATCGTTTATCAGGGCGAAGACCTTATAGCGGCTACTGAAAGCGACATGCGGAAAGTACGTGGCAACAAGGTTTCGATGATTTTTCAGGAGCCAATGAGCTCTTTGAATCCGCTGCATACCATTGAGCAGCAGGTCTCTGAAATCCTAAGAATTCACCGTGGCTTGGGGGAAACCAACGCCCGAAAACGGGTATTGGAACTGCTGGCTCAGGTTGGCATTCCCGATGCGGAGGAGCGGTTAAACTCCTATCCGCACCAGCTTTCTGGCGGCCAAAGACAGCGTGTCATGATCGCTATGGCGCTGGCAAATGAGCCAGATCTTCTGATAGCGGACGAACCAACAACAGCGCTAGATGTGACTGTTCAGGCGCAAATTCTGCAATTGCTGAAAGATTTGCAAAAGAGCACCGGCATGGCCATGCTCTTCATCACGCATGACTTGGGTATCGTACGCAGGATCTCTGACCGTGTCTGTGTCATGACACAGGGTGAAATCGTCGAGCAGGGGAATGTTGAAGACATTTTTGAGCGTCCTCAACACGAATATACCCAACACCTGCTCGCTGCAGAACCGAAAGGTCACCCACCCGCAGGCGATAATAGCCAGCCAATTATTATGGAAGCGACGGACCTCAAGGTCTGGTTTCCGGTTAAACGCGGCTTCATGCGCAAAACTGTTAGTCATATCAAAGCAGTTGATGGCATCGATGTAAAAGTCAGAGTTGGTCAAACGCTTGGGATAGTGGGCGAGAGTGGTTCAGGAAAAACAACGCTGGGCCTTGCGATCTTACGCATGATCTCTTCGACAGGGAAAATCAGTTTCAACGGCTCCGAAATTCAAGAGCAATCGTGGAAGCAGATGCGTCCGTTGCGAAAAGATATGCAGATCGTCTTTCAGGACCCTTTCGGATCTCTATCTCCACGGATGTCAGTGGCGGAAATTGTGGGTGAGGGCTTAACGATCCATATGCCAACATTGACAGCTGCAGAGCGCGAAGCAAAAGTTGCTGCTGCTCTGGAAGAAGTGGGATTGGATGCTTCAACTAGGTTCCGTTATCCGCATGAATTTTCGGGCGGACAACGTCAGCGCATCTCTATCGCTCGGGCGATGGTGCTGGAGCCTAAATTCGTTATGCTGGATGAGCCAACTTCAGCGCTGGATATGAGTGTTCAGGCACAAGTGGTGGATCTGCTTCGTGATCTGCAAAAAGCGCATGGGCTGGCGTATTTATTCATCTCCCATGATCTCAAGGTTGTGCGGGCACTCGCCAATGATGTTGTCGTCATGAAGCACGGTAAGGTCATGGAAGCAGGGACGTCTGATGAGGTTTTTGATAATCCCAAAACGGATTACACAAAGGCGCTTATGGCCGCAGCTTTCCGGATGGAAGCAATTGAAGGCGGCGAAACTGGCATCTGA
- a CDS encoding isoprenylcysteine carboxylmethyltransferase family protein → MENLKLRFPPILVFLAVAALVWVSAFLLPGDVNLHGAGNAFLVIGIGAGAYFGITGISEFRRARTTTSPTKLENVSAIVSAGIYSKTRNPMYLGLQFMLLGWAIYQGNLFSIAIALGFAGYITLFQIIPEEATLEENFGEEYMEYKARVRRWM, encoded by the coding sequence ATGGAAAACTTAAAGCTGAGGTTCCCTCCCATCCTCGTCTTTCTTGCTGTTGCTGCACTCGTTTGGGTGTCGGCATTCCTGCTACCTGGTGACGTAAACCTACACGGTGCTGGCAATGCCTTTCTCGTAATCGGCATTGGTGCCGGTGCATATTTCGGCATCACAGGCATCTCTGAATTTCGGAGAGCACGAACAACGACAAGCCCAACAAAACTCGAAAATGTGAGCGCTATCGTTTCTGCCGGGATATATTCCAAAACCCGAAACCCAATGTATCTGGGGCTGCAGTTTATGTTGCTTGGCTGGGCAATTTATCAGGGAAATTTGTTTTCAATTGCAATTGCCTTGGGCTTTGCTGGTTACATCACCCTGTTCCAAATCATACCTGAGGAAGCTACTTTAGAAGAAAACTTCGGCGAAGAGTACATGGAATACAAGGCCCGTGTACGCCGCTGGATGTGA
- a CDS encoding ABC transporter substrate-binding protein, with protein MQPTNINRRSFLHFSAATMAAFLVPGGALPVQAGTMRHGLSVFGDLKYPADFTAFDYVNPAAPKGGKIVMTAPSWGYNQNPQTFNTFNTFILKGDAPPRMENCFDTLMVRAYDEPDAVYGLVAESAEVSTDGNFVTFKIRPEARFHDGSTLDAEDVAFSLNILKEKGHPTIRQAIQEMVGATAPDELTVTVSFSGKHSRQLPLFVATLPIFSKSYYTRYNFEASTLTPPLSSGPYMVGRYEIGRYIEYKKAENYWAKDLPVMQGHNNFRIIRLDFFRDRQTTFEAFKKGRLTFHEEFSSKTWSTEYNFPAFTEGRVVKKEFAIRLPSGAQGWFLNTRKEKFSDPRVRQALGYAFDFEWSNTALFYDLYTRTQSFFENSEMKAVGLPSSAELALLEPYKKDLPDAVFGEAIIQPISNGSGQDRKLLREASLLLKEAGYHRRGEQLVGPDDKQLKMEFLSNSPGFERIVLPYVKNLRLLGIEATFRVVDPAQFQKRVDDFDYDIVGHRFSLTPTLGSGIRNFWTTNSAESNGSYNLAGIKVPAVDDLVEKALGASSREEMITAARALDRVLRAGYYWVPQWFKAFHTVAVWDMFGIPDDMPAFAFPVETTWWVDLEKAVRIGKVD; from the coding sequence ATGCAGCCGACCAATATAAATAGACGAAGTTTTCTTCATTTCAGTGCAGCAACAATGGCCGCATTTCTTGTCCCCGGCGGCGCTCTGCCGGTGCAGGCAGGAACAATGCGCCATGGTCTCTCCGTGTTTGGAGACCTGAAATACCCAGCAGATTTTACAGCATTTGACTACGTGAATCCCGCAGCTCCCAAGGGCGGGAAGATCGTAATGACGGCGCCGAGCTGGGGGTACAATCAAAACCCGCAGACATTCAACACGTTTAACACCTTCATCCTGAAGGGAGATGCCCCTCCACGTATGGAGAATTGTTTTGATACCCTGATGGTGCGGGCCTACGATGAACCGGATGCGGTTTATGGTTTGGTCGCGGAAAGTGCAGAAGTTTCAACCGATGGCAATTTTGTAACGTTCAAAATCCGCCCCGAAGCTCGGTTCCACGATGGATCAACACTCGACGCGGAAGATGTGGCCTTCAGCTTGAATATCCTGAAGGAAAAAGGGCACCCCACTATCCGTCAGGCAATTCAGGAGATGGTGGGGGCAACTGCGCCAGATGAACTCACTGTCACTGTCAGTTTCTCGGGAAAACACAGCAGGCAATTGCCTCTGTTTGTTGCGACTTTACCTATCTTTTCAAAGAGTTATTATACTCGCTACAACTTTGAAGCCTCGACACTTACGCCGCCGCTTTCGTCCGGCCCTTATATGGTTGGCCGTTATGAAATCGGCAGGTACATCGAGTACAAAAAAGCCGAGAATTACTGGGCAAAAGATCTTCCGGTAATGCAGGGGCACAACAACTTTCGGATCATTCGACTAGATTTCTTCCGCGACCGACAGACGACCTTTGAAGCTTTCAAGAAAGGGCGCCTTACGTTCCATGAGGAATTTTCCTCCAAAACATGGTCGACGGAATATAACTTCCCGGCGTTCACAGAAGGCCGCGTTGTCAAAAAAGAGTTTGCCATTCGATTGCCGTCCGGTGCTCAAGGCTGGTTCCTGAACACACGCAAAGAGAAATTCTCCGATCCACGAGTTCGTCAGGCATTGGGTTATGCTTTCGATTTTGAATGGTCAAATACAGCGCTGTTTTATGATCTCTACACCCGCACACAGTCATTTTTCGAGAATTCGGAGATGAAGGCGGTTGGTTTGCCAAGTTCAGCTGAGCTGGCACTCTTAGAGCCATATAAAAAAGACCTGCCGGACGCCGTTTTTGGTGAAGCGATCATTCAGCCAATTTCCAATGGGTCAGGACAGGACCGAAAGCTCCTTCGTGAAGCATCATTGCTTCTGAAGGAAGCCGGTTATCACAGGCGCGGAGAGCAGCTTGTTGGGCCTGATGATAAGCAGTTGAAAATGGAGTTCCTTTCCAATTCTCCTGGTTTTGAACGCATTGTGCTGCCATATGTCAAAAATCTCAGGCTGTTAGGGATTGAAGCGACCTTCCGGGTTGTAGACCCGGCTCAATTCCAAAAACGGGTCGATGATTTCGACTATGACATTGTAGGGCACCGTTTTTCTCTGACACCTACACTTGGCTCGGGCATTCGGAATTTCTGGACGACGAACTCGGCAGAATCTAACGGCTCGTACAATCTGGCTGGTATTAAGGTTCCGGCTGTCGATGATTTGGTGGAAAAAGCTCTTGGCGCGTCCTCTCGTGAGGAAATGATAACTGCTGCCAGAGCATTGGATAGAGTACTGCGTGCCGGATATTATTGGGTCCCTCAATGGTTTAAGGCATTCCACACAGTTGCAGTTTGGGACATGTTCGGTATTCCCGATGACATGCCCGCATTCGCATTCCCCGTTGAAACAACGTGGTGGGTAGATTTGGAAAAAGCCGTGCGTATCGGCAAGGTAGATTAG
- a CDS encoding LysE family translocator, translated as MSLEYILTSIVVILLPGTGVLYTVAVGLGKGFQPSIAAAFGCTLGIVPAALASIIGVAAIFHSSTLAFQLLKYLGVVYLFYVSWSILRSGGALEVNDERKERTLPHTVLDGILLNVLNPKLSLFFLAFLPQFVSPNSAQATSALLLHALVFMLLTFLIFVAYGATASLARDYVITRPKVMAWLKRGFAATFGALGVKLAFAES; from the coding sequence ATGAGCTTGGAATATATTCTCACATCCATCGTTGTTATTTTATTGCCGGGTACAGGTGTCCTTTACACCGTCGCAGTTGGGCTTGGTAAGGGCTTTCAGCCCAGTATTGCCGCCGCTTTTGGTTGCACGCTTGGTATTGTGCCTGCTGCACTAGCCAGCATTATTGGTGTTGCTGCTATTTTTCACAGCAGCACGCTTGCTTTTCAACTCCTCAAGTATCTCGGGGTTGTTTACCTATTTTATGTGTCCTGGAGCATTCTTCGAAGCGGTGGTGCATTAGAAGTAAATGATGAGCGTAAGGAGCGAACTCTGCCTCATACTGTACTCGATGGCATTTTGCTCAACGTTTTAAACCCTAAGCTCTCACTTTTCTTCCTTGCGTTTTTGCCTCAATTTGTTTCTCCGAATAGCGCACAAGCGACATCAGCTTTGCTTCTCCACGCCCTTGTTTTTATGCTACTGACATTTCTGATTTTTGTAGCTTACGGCGCAACTGCTTCACTTGCTCGAGATTACGTGATCACTCGCCCAAAAGTTATGGCTTGGCTAAAGCGTGGCTTTGCCGCTACCTTTGGCGCTCTTGGAGTAAAGCTCGCCTTTGCCGAGAGCTAA